Sequence from the Nilaparvata lugens isolate BPH unplaced genomic scaffold, ASM1435652v1 scaffold2853, whole genome shotgun sequence genome:
atttcgaaacacatgctctccactagagtcgggtctcttcttgacctgagtcgcgtgagtgtgagttgaaccTTATCACACAAAGGCCTAGTTTAGATGAAAACCTTGGAAGTTATGAATTTTAATCGGTTTCTCTTATTTCTCACTACTAATTAAATGTGTTTGAATAAACACACATCAAGATATCATACGAGTTCTCAGTTTATCAATCACGTTTCTCCACGTATTGCTGTTTACAAAAGAGtgtagtgaggtgcacgttataatgacagtgttcaaaattagcaattgtattactatccctgtctatcattcaacaaagcggatagtgctatctatttctcgctttgctctgttgccagatatttttttaacaatgtataaatataattaatcaacagaaTATTACATCTTGATTCtgaaaactcattatgaaattattgaaaaatataatttttgctcgattcttcttcttcttctgcttcaatcGTCCGATTGGTTGGCAGCTTTCCATCTTTGTCTGTCCAGAGCCAGCTGTTTTAGTTGGGTATAGCAAGATCCCGGTTTATctgcttcaaatattgtagccggggtcttccacgagcccGTTGTCCACTGATTGCACCTACCAGTTTTGTTAGCGTGAATTCGCTGTGTCTTATAATATGTCCTATCCAAGAATGCCGTCTGTCCCTTAGAGATTTCAATAGAGTTTTTTGTGTCTCTTCAGCCCTTTGAAATACTTCTTCATTTGTTATTCTATCGGTCCATTTTATTTCCAGCATTCGCCTCCAACACTATACTTCAAATGCATTAATTGCCTTTTCTTCCGCCTTAACAGTTTGCAGGACGTTATTGTCGGTGTCATTATTCAAACATGTTGTTGTGATGCTCTGCCCTGGATGGACAGTCACGCGTTTCCCACGACTTTTAGGAGTGTCACCTTTTCGTGTCTCCTCCAACTTTTCTCTTAGAGCATCGCACCAATTTGGTGAAGTATCATCTGCTTGCTTAGGTAGCTTCTTGAGCACCTCCTCTTTGTCTAATGGGATTAGACCAGTAGCCCTAAATCCAGCAATGATGTTCGCTCGAAGTTTGTCCCCCATGGATTCTATAGCTTCACGCAAAAGTCTGGGGAACACAGATTTTTGCACAGCACCTCTGTTCCTCTTCTTCCACTCTCCTAATGTGCTACGCCAGGCAGCTTTCATGCTTCTGAAAACTGCAACATCCAACGGCTGGAATAAGTGGGTAGAATTTGGCGgaaagaaaacaaaatcaatGCCATTCAGCTTACACAGTCTTATAACCTCAGCTGAGAAGTGACTGGCTAGGTTGTCACCAATCAACAACTTTCTCCCCACTTTGTCACGAAAATAGACGAGGGCCACCGTGATGAACCATTCCTCGAACAGGCGCATGTCAAACCACCCACTCTTGCTACATCCATATCTCATTCCTGGGAGACCACCCTCTATCCAGGTGGGgtacaaaaattgagatttgtaCACAGTGAATGGTGGCAGTAGATCACCCCTCCCATTTACTGCCATCATAACACTAGTGGAGCTTTTAGAGTGGTCCATTATTCTTTCTGGACGGCGGCAGCCTCGACGCACAATTACTTTTTTGGATCCGGGGTCATCggaaaaatttgtttcatcgAAGTTCACCCAATTTTCAGGTGGAATTGCAGCACTTCCTTCAGGCTCAAGAGTTTTGTCTAAGTGTTCAAAATAGCTTTTTACTGCCTCAGCATCAACTGCTGCTCTGCACCTCTTGATGTTCTCCGCGAACCTATTGGTCAGTTGGGGGTGTCTTTTTAAAAAATTCCAAGTCCAATCCTCTCCAGGCCTATTGTCTTTGAAACGCTTCACTACCCTACCCTCCCGGTTCAGAAAAGACTGCACAACATCTTTCACGTCTGCAGCGTGTAGTGGGTAACCCCACTCTGCACATACAAGGAGTCCATCCATCAAACATTGTTCATCATTGTTTGACAAAACAGGTTGTCCCCCCGGTTTACGATGCATTTGTCCTGAACGGCTTCTTTTCAGATAATCTGATAGCGTAGACCTTGGGACCCCATGTTTCTCTGCAGCTTTACGTATCGTTAGTAATCCAGTCTTCACCTCTCTTACAGCTTTTAGAAGTGATTCTTCACTATATTTCTTGTGGCCAGTTGGCCCAAGGACTGGCTTATATTTCCTTGTCATGTTGAAAACccttaaaaaaaaagaattttgtCAATGCCTGAACTACACAATATTGACATGTTGTActccacaaaaaatatttttgccccccccccccatttTAAAAAAGTAGGTCACGGTACGCCTCCGTACCACTAAgctaataataatgaaacattACACTGTAACTCATTTTATCtaaacataaaataatgaaaaagttcaCAATATTGGCATGTTGTACCCCCTTCAAGAAAAAGTTATTCTACTCCCCCCCTCCCAACAATAAAAGTTGATCACAGTACACCTCTGTACCGACATGCATAGAATAGGTAATAAAAATGTAGGTACACAATAATGCATTAGCtaaacataaaataatgaaaaactacACAATATTGGCATGTTGTACACCCCTTCACTCATAAAACattttgccccccccccccaaaaaaaaagTTTGTCACGATACCGTATCTGTACCGCAATGcatagaataatgaaaaattacgTTTGTTTtgacatttaaactttaaacaccATTTTACAACCATTCTTGGCATGTCCGAATTCGCCCCTGAAAAGTGTGACTTTTcagtatttattatataaaaaatactaaaaagtCGAAAACATAGAATGTGAAAGTTTGGTTATGTAGCTGAGAATATGTATTATCGAAGAAAAATAAGTGCAAGCTTCAACTTACTTTGATATCGATGATTTGTGGAGGTTTTGATCAATATAAatgtaaatcaatatttttggcacttcaaatttctattta
This genomic interval carries:
- the LOC120355566 gene encoding jerky protein homolog-like, whose product is MHRKPGGQPVLSNNDEQCLMDGLLVCAEWGYPLHAADVKDVVQSFLNREGRVVKRFKDNRPGEDWTWNFLKRHPQLTNRFAENIKRCRAAVDAEAVKSYFEHLDKTLEPEGSAAIPPENWVNFDETNFSDDPGSKKVIVRRGCRRPERIMDHSKSSTSVMMAVNGRGDLLPPFTVYKSQFLYPTWIEGGLPGMRYGCSKSGWFDMRLFEEWFITVALVYFRDKVGRKLLIGDNLASHFSAEVIRLCKLNGIDFVFFPPNSTHLFQPLDVAVFRSMKAAWRSTLGEWKKRNRGAVQKSVFPRLLREAIESMGDKLRANIIAGFRATGLIPLDKEEVLKKLPKQADDTSPNWCDALREKLEETRKGDTPKSRGKRVTVHPGQSITTTCLNNDTDNNVLQTVKAEEKAINAFEV